From Phragmites australis chromosome 5, lpPhrAust1.1, whole genome shotgun sequence, a single genomic window includes:
- the LOC133919137 gene encoding cryptochrome-1-like isoform X1 → MSVSLSSMSGAGEAEVRTVVWFRRDLRVEDNPALAAAARTAGEVVPAYVWAPEEDGPYYPGRVSRWWLSQSLKHLDASLRRLGAGRLVTRRSADTVVALLDLVRSTGATHLFFNHLYDPLSLVRDHRVKELLTAEGITVQSFNADLLYEPWEVLDDDGCPFTMFAPFWNRCLCMPDPAAPLLPPKRINSGDLTRCPSDELIFEDESERGSNALLARAWSPGWQNADKALTAFLNGPLIDYAVNRNKADSASTSLLSPYLHFGELSVRKVFHQIRMKQLMWSNEGDHAGEESCTLFLRSIVLREYSRYLTFNHPCSHEKPLLSHLRFFPWVVNEVYFKVWRQGRTGYPLVDAGMRELWATGWLHDRIRIVVSSFFVKVLQLPWRWGMKYFWDTLLDADLESDTLGWQYISGSLPDGRELDRIDNPQSEGYKFDLHGEYVRRWLPELARLPTEWIHHPWDAPESVLQAAGVELGSNYPRPVVELDAANCRLQDALSEMWELEAASRAAMENGMEEGLGDSSEVPPIAFPRELHMDVDREPVRPAMQTPTMAGRRRQDQMVPSMTSSLVRAETELTADFGNYSEDSRPEVPSNVHLQPQTEREETVDGGSGTVRMNSIHQQHNLQNTLHRMRGGVPSTSEASSSCTGREGGVVPVWSPPAASVHSDPYTADEADISSRNYLDRHQQSHRMMNWSQLSQSLTTEWEVDD, encoded by the exons ATGTCGGTGTCGCTGTCGTCGATGAgcggcgccggggaggcggaGGTGCGTACCGTGGTGTGGTTCAGGCGGGACCTGCGGGTGGAGGACAACCCAGCGCTAGCAGCGGCAGCGCGGACGGCGGGGGAGGTAGTGCCGGCATACGTGTGGGCGCCGGAGGAGGACGGGCCGTACTACCCCGGCAGGGTGTCCCGGTGGTGGCTCAGCCAGAGCCTCAAGCACCTGGACGCCTCGCTCCGCCGCCTCGGCGCCGGTAGGCTTGTCACCCGGCGGTCGGCCGACACCGTCGTCGCGCTGCTCGACCTCGTCCGCAGCACCGGCGCCACGCACCTCTTCTTCAACCACCTCTATG ACCCGCTGTCGCTGGTCCGGGACCACCGCGTGAAGGAGCTGCTAACAGCCGAGGGCATCACCGTGCAGTCCTTCAACGCCGACCTGCTGTACGAGCCGTGGGAGGTCCTTGACGACGACGGCTGCCCGTTCACCATGTTCGCGCCCTTCTGGAACAGGTGCCTATGCATGCCCGATCCCGCCGCGCCGCTGCTTCCGCCCAAAAGGATCAATTCAG GTGACTTGACGAGGTGCCCGTCCGACGAGCTGATCTTCGAAGACGAGTCGGAGAGGGGAAGCAATGCGCTGCTCGCGCGGGCATGGTCGCCGGGGTGGCAGAACGCTGACAAGGCACTGACAGCCTTCCTCAACGGTCCGCTGATCGACTACGCAGTGAACCGCAATAAGGCCGACAGTGCGAGCACCTCCCTGCTCTCCCCGTACCTGCACTTCGGCGAGCTCAGCGTGCGCAAGGTCTTCCACCAGATCCGGATGAAGCAGCTGATGTGGAGCAACGAAGGCGACCACGCCGGCGAGGAGAGCTGCACCCTGTTCCTCCGGTCCATTGTCCTGCGAGAGTACTCAAGGTACCTCACCTTCAACCACCCCTGCAGTCACGAGAAGCCCCTCCTGTCGCACCTCAGGTTCTTCCCCTGGGTTGTCAACGAGGTGTACTTCAAGGTCTGGAGGCAGGGGAGGACCGGCTACCCTCTTGTCGACGCTGGTATGAGGGAGCTCTGGGCAACTGGATGGCTGCACGATCGCATACGCATCGTCGTCTCGAGCTTCTTTGTCAAGGTGCTCCAGCTGCCATGGCGCTGGGGGATGAAGTACTTCTGGGACACATTACTGGACGCTGATCTCGAGAGCGACACATTGGGCTGGCAGTACATTTCCGGGTCTCTCCCTGATGGCCGTGAGCTTGACCGCATCGACAACCCTCAG TCTGAAGGGTACAAGTTTGACCTGCACGGGGAGTACGTCCGGCGATGGCTGCCGGAGCTGGCAAGGCTGCCAACGGAATGGATACACCACCCTTGGGATGCACCCGAGTCAGTGCTGCAGGCTGCTGGAGTTGAGCTAGGCTCTAACTACCCTCGCCCTGTTGTTGAGCTAGATGCAGCCAATTGCAGGTTGCAAGATGCCTTGTCAGAGATGTGGGAACTTGAGGCAGCCTCTCGCGCTGCGATGGAGAACGGAATGGAAGAAGGCCTTGGCGACTCCTCAGAGGTGCCACCGATCGCCTTCCCTCGAGAACTGCATATGGATGTCGACCGAGAACCAGTCCGGCCTGCTATGCAGACACCAACAATGGCCGGCCGGAGACGACAAGATCAGATGGTGCCTAGCATGACTTCCTCATTGGTCAGAGCTGAAACAGAACTTACTGCAGATTTTGGGAACTACAGCGAGGACAGTAGGCCAGAAGTCCCATCAAACGTGCACTTGCAGCCTCAGACGGAGAGGGAAGAAACGGTTGACGGTGGCAGCGGCACTGTCAGAATGAACAGCATTCATCAGCAGCATAACCTTCAGAACACCCTACACCGTATGCGGGGTGGTGTGCCGTCCACATCAGAGGCGTCGAGCAGCTGTACGGGCAGAGAAGGCGGGGTTGTACCGGTCTGGTCACCTCCGGCGGCATCAGTCCATTCCGATCCTTATACTGCCGATGAGGCTGACATTTCCAGTAGAAATTATTTGGACAGGCATCAGCAATCGCATAGGATGATGAACTGGAGTCAACTCTCGCAATCATT GACAACGGAATGGGAAGTGGACGATTAA
- the LOC133919138 gene encoding UDP-N-acetylglucosamine transporter ROCK1-like isoform X2 produces MGSSSTPAPSRRKVALCLALLTLQYGAQPLISKRFVRQDAIVTTLVLATEVAKVICAIILLIAEGGLKKQFGNWTLAGSLTASGLPAAIYALQNSLLQISYKNLDSLTFSILNQTKLLWTAFFTYLILGQKQSPKQILALTLLISAAVLLSVGESSSKGSKGGSSDYVLLYGIIPVTVASLLSGLASSLCQWASQVKKHTSYMMTIEMSFIGSMCLLASTYQSPDGEAIRKYGFFHEWTLWTLVPVLMNAVGGILVGLVTTYAGFCYSLSSPCDCTTTIYI; encoded by the exons ATGGGCTCCTCGTCCACCCCGGCGCCGAGCCGGCGCAAGGTTGCGCTCTGCCTCGCGCTCCTCACCCTGCAGTACGGCGCCCAGCCCCTCATCTCCAAGCGCTTCGTCCG CCAAGATGCTATAGTGACTACATTAGTTCTTGCAACTGAAGTTGCAAAG GTTATTTGTGCAATCATTTTATTGATTGCAGAGGGTGGTCTGAAGAAGCAATTCGGAAATTGGACTCTTGCTGGATCACTGACCGCGTCAGGACTCCCTGCTGCCATCTATGCACTGCAAAATAGTCTGTTGCAAATATCATACAAGAATTTGGATTCCTTGACCTTTTCAATCCTTAACCAGACCAAGCTTTTATGGACAGCATTCTTCACATATCTTATTTTAGG GCAAAAGCAATCACCCAAGCAAATTTTAGCATTGACCCTCTTGATTAGTGCTGCCGTCCTTCTAAGCGTTGGGGAGAGTAGCAGTAAAGGTTCTAAGGGTGGTAGCTCTGACTATGTCTTGCTCTATGGAATCATTCCAGTTACAGTCGCATCTTTGCTGTCTGGTTTGGCCTCGTCTTTGTGTCAGTGGGCATCTCAG GTTAAAAAGCATACCTCCTATATGATGACCATCGAAATGTCATTTATTGGAAGTATGTGCTTGTTAGCAAGTACCTACCAGTCACCAGACGGAGAGGCCATCAGAAAATATGGATTTTTCCATGAATGGACTTTGTGGACTCTG GTTCCTGTCTTAATGAATGCTGTGGGTGGAATTCTTGTTGGTCTTGTCACAACTTATGCAG GGTTTTGTTATAGTCTCAGCTCTCCTTGTGACTGCACTACTACAATTTATATTTGA
- the LOC133919137 gene encoding cryptochrome-1-like isoform X2, translated as MSVSLSSMSGAGEAEVRTVVWFRRDLRVEDNPALAAAARTAGEVVPAYVWAPEEDGPYYPGRVSRWWLSQSLKHLDASLRRLGAGRLVTRRSADTVVALLDLVRSTGATHLFFNHLYDPLSLVRDHRVKELLTAEGITVQSFNADLLYEPWEVLDDDGCPFTMFAPFWNRCLCMPDPAAPLLPPKRINSGDLTRCPSDELIFEDESERGSNALLARAWSPGWQNADKALTAFLNGPLIDYAVNRNKADSASTSLLSPYLHFGELSVRKVFHQIRMKQLMWSNEGDHAGEESCTLFLRSIVLREYSRYLTFNHPCSHEKPLLSHLRFFPWVVNEVYFKVWRQGRTGYPLVDAGMRELWATGWLHDRIRIVVSSFFVKVLQLPWRWGMKYFWDTLLDADLESDTLGWQYISGSLPDGRELDRIDNPQSEGYKFDLHGEYVRRWLPELARLPTEWIHHPWDAPESVLQAAGVELGSNYPRPVVELDAANCRLQDALSEMWELEAASRAAMENGMEEGLGDSSEVPPIAFPRELHMDVDREPVRPAMQTPTMAGRRRQDQMVPSMTSSLVRAETELTADFGNYSEDSRPEVPSNVHLQPQTEREETVDGGSGTVRMNSIHQQHNLQNTLHRMRGGVPSTSEASSSCTGREGGVVPVWSPPAASVHSDPYTADEADISSRNYLDRHQQSHRMMNWSQLSQSL; from the exons ATGTCGGTGTCGCTGTCGTCGATGAgcggcgccggggaggcggaGGTGCGTACCGTGGTGTGGTTCAGGCGGGACCTGCGGGTGGAGGACAACCCAGCGCTAGCAGCGGCAGCGCGGACGGCGGGGGAGGTAGTGCCGGCATACGTGTGGGCGCCGGAGGAGGACGGGCCGTACTACCCCGGCAGGGTGTCCCGGTGGTGGCTCAGCCAGAGCCTCAAGCACCTGGACGCCTCGCTCCGCCGCCTCGGCGCCGGTAGGCTTGTCACCCGGCGGTCGGCCGACACCGTCGTCGCGCTGCTCGACCTCGTCCGCAGCACCGGCGCCACGCACCTCTTCTTCAACCACCTCTATG ACCCGCTGTCGCTGGTCCGGGACCACCGCGTGAAGGAGCTGCTAACAGCCGAGGGCATCACCGTGCAGTCCTTCAACGCCGACCTGCTGTACGAGCCGTGGGAGGTCCTTGACGACGACGGCTGCCCGTTCACCATGTTCGCGCCCTTCTGGAACAGGTGCCTATGCATGCCCGATCCCGCCGCGCCGCTGCTTCCGCCCAAAAGGATCAATTCAG GTGACTTGACGAGGTGCCCGTCCGACGAGCTGATCTTCGAAGACGAGTCGGAGAGGGGAAGCAATGCGCTGCTCGCGCGGGCATGGTCGCCGGGGTGGCAGAACGCTGACAAGGCACTGACAGCCTTCCTCAACGGTCCGCTGATCGACTACGCAGTGAACCGCAATAAGGCCGACAGTGCGAGCACCTCCCTGCTCTCCCCGTACCTGCACTTCGGCGAGCTCAGCGTGCGCAAGGTCTTCCACCAGATCCGGATGAAGCAGCTGATGTGGAGCAACGAAGGCGACCACGCCGGCGAGGAGAGCTGCACCCTGTTCCTCCGGTCCATTGTCCTGCGAGAGTACTCAAGGTACCTCACCTTCAACCACCCCTGCAGTCACGAGAAGCCCCTCCTGTCGCACCTCAGGTTCTTCCCCTGGGTTGTCAACGAGGTGTACTTCAAGGTCTGGAGGCAGGGGAGGACCGGCTACCCTCTTGTCGACGCTGGTATGAGGGAGCTCTGGGCAACTGGATGGCTGCACGATCGCATACGCATCGTCGTCTCGAGCTTCTTTGTCAAGGTGCTCCAGCTGCCATGGCGCTGGGGGATGAAGTACTTCTGGGACACATTACTGGACGCTGATCTCGAGAGCGACACATTGGGCTGGCAGTACATTTCCGGGTCTCTCCCTGATGGCCGTGAGCTTGACCGCATCGACAACCCTCAG TCTGAAGGGTACAAGTTTGACCTGCACGGGGAGTACGTCCGGCGATGGCTGCCGGAGCTGGCAAGGCTGCCAACGGAATGGATACACCACCCTTGGGATGCACCCGAGTCAGTGCTGCAGGCTGCTGGAGTTGAGCTAGGCTCTAACTACCCTCGCCCTGTTGTTGAGCTAGATGCAGCCAATTGCAGGTTGCAAGATGCCTTGTCAGAGATGTGGGAACTTGAGGCAGCCTCTCGCGCTGCGATGGAGAACGGAATGGAAGAAGGCCTTGGCGACTCCTCAGAGGTGCCACCGATCGCCTTCCCTCGAGAACTGCATATGGATGTCGACCGAGAACCAGTCCGGCCTGCTATGCAGACACCAACAATGGCCGGCCGGAGACGACAAGATCAGATGGTGCCTAGCATGACTTCCTCATTGGTCAGAGCTGAAACAGAACTTACTGCAGATTTTGGGAACTACAGCGAGGACAGTAGGCCAGAAGTCCCATCAAACGTGCACTTGCAGCCTCAGACGGAGAGGGAAGAAACGGTTGACGGTGGCAGCGGCACTGTCAGAATGAACAGCATTCATCAGCAGCATAACCTTCAGAACACCCTACACCGTATGCGGGGTGGTGTGCCGTCCACATCAGAGGCGTCGAGCAGCTGTACGGGCAGAGAAGGCGGGGTTGTACCGGTCTGGTCACCTCCGGCGGCATCAGTCCATTCCGATCCTTATACTGCCGATGAGGCTGACATTTCCAGTAGAAATTATTTGGACAGGCATCAGCAATCGCATAGGATGATGAACTGGAGTCAACTCTCGCAATCATTGTGA
- the LOC133919138 gene encoding UDP-N-acetylglucosamine transporter ROCK1-like isoform X1 gives MGSSSTPAPSRRKVALCLALLTLQYGAQPLISKRFVRQDAIVTTLVLATEVAKVICAIILLIAEGGLKKQFGNWTLAGSLTASGLPAAIYALQNSLLQISYKNLDSLTFSILNQTKLLWTAFFTYLILGQKQSPKQILALTLLISAAVLLSVGESSSKGSKGGSSDYVLLYGIIPVTVASLLSGLASSLCQWASQVKKHTSYMMTIEMSFIGSMCLLASTYQSPDGEAIRKYGFFHEWTLWTLVPVLMNAVGGILVGLVTTYAGGVKKGFVIVSALLVTALLQFIFDGKLPSLYCLMALPLVMTSIFIYQKYPYVDRKKKD, from the exons ATGGGCTCCTCGTCCACCCCGGCGCCGAGCCGGCGCAAGGTTGCGCTCTGCCTCGCGCTCCTCACCCTGCAGTACGGCGCCCAGCCCCTCATCTCCAAGCGCTTCGTCCG CCAAGATGCTATAGTGACTACATTAGTTCTTGCAACTGAAGTTGCAAAG GTTATTTGTGCAATCATTTTATTGATTGCAGAGGGTGGTCTGAAGAAGCAATTCGGAAATTGGACTCTTGCTGGATCACTGACCGCGTCAGGACTCCCTGCTGCCATCTATGCACTGCAAAATAGTCTGTTGCAAATATCATACAAGAATTTGGATTCCTTGACCTTTTCAATCCTTAACCAGACCAAGCTTTTATGGACAGCATTCTTCACATATCTTATTTTAGG GCAAAAGCAATCACCCAAGCAAATTTTAGCATTGACCCTCTTGATTAGTGCTGCCGTCCTTCTAAGCGTTGGGGAGAGTAGCAGTAAAGGTTCTAAGGGTGGTAGCTCTGACTATGTCTTGCTCTATGGAATCATTCCAGTTACAGTCGCATCTTTGCTGTCTGGTTTGGCCTCGTCTTTGTGTCAGTGGGCATCTCAG GTTAAAAAGCATACCTCCTATATGATGACCATCGAAATGTCATTTATTGGAAGTATGTGCTTGTTAGCAAGTACCTACCAGTCACCAGACGGAGAGGCCATCAGAAAATATGGATTTTTCCATGAATGGACTTTGTGGACTCTG GTTCCTGTCTTAATGAATGCTGTGGGTGGAATTCTTGTTGGTCTTGTCACAACTTATGCAGGCGGTGTTAAAAAG GGTTTTGTTATAGTCTCAGCTCTCCTTGTGACTGCACTACTACAATTTATATTTGATGGGAAACTGCCATCACTCTACTGCCTGATGGCACTACCACTTGTCATGACAAGCATATTCATTTACCAGAAGTATCCATATGTTGATAGGAAGAAGAAAGACTGA